A genomic segment from Microbacterium sp. SORGH_AS_0428 encodes:
- a CDS encoding adenine phosphoribosyltransferase — protein sequence MTPSNSAALERAEKLIAVIPDYPEPGVLFRDIAPLLADGEGLRVVIDAMLEPFAGTYDVVAGIEARGFLLAGAAAIAAGVGLVPIRKAGKLPRPAASVDYALEYGTATIEMHDDIAPGTRVLLLDDVLATGGTIAAARDLVERIGCSVAGVAVLMELDALGGRSVAGHDDLHSVFHA from the coding sequence GTGACCCCCTCGAATTCCGCCGCGCTCGAGCGCGCCGAAAAGCTCATCGCCGTCATCCCCGACTACCCGGAGCCCGGCGTGCTCTTCCGCGACATCGCACCGCTGCTCGCCGACGGTGAAGGCCTTCGTGTGGTCATCGACGCGATGCTCGAGCCGTTCGCCGGCACCTACGACGTGGTCGCCGGCATCGAGGCGAGGGGTTTCCTGCTGGCCGGCGCCGCAGCCATCGCTGCGGGCGTGGGTCTGGTGCCGATCCGCAAGGCGGGCAAGCTGCCGCGCCCGGCCGCATCCGTCGACTACGCGCTCGAGTACGGCACCGCCACGATCGAGATGCACGACGACATCGCCCCGGGAACGCGTGTGCTCCTGCTGGACGACGTTCTCGCCACGGGTGGCACGATCGCCGCGGCGCGCGACTTGGTCGAGCGGATCGGATGCTCGGTGGCCGGCGTGGCCGTGCTCATGGAGCTCGACGCACTGGGCGGCCGCTCGGTGGCCGGACACGACGACCTGCACTCGGTCTTCCACGCCTGA
- a CDS encoding DUF222 domain-containing protein — translation MSSKVASVVGLSDADAAALASIAHQVDAAQADLAAAQARLVRALARAEELACRMSDGQSRSARGADMAHRAIASELAVPLRISDRTMQRRMVEAADLVTSYPATVDAWEAGQITQAHVRVISESGGGLPTHTRAEFEQHALVRCEEDTAGRVRTSVQMIAERLHPRTLTERHRDAAEMRAVTVQPLDDGMCELTATIPLLLGDAIHDRLTRMATVIHDARGAAAQRRRTSGDATDEIVASDARTMDQVRADVFTDLLLSAAPTADPTAGDDQPGALGAIRAHVQVVVPALTLLHASEHPADLAGRAPIDAETARLLAGAAPGWDRLLTHPASGQVLATDRYQPTPDLRRRLRARDAHCRFPGCRVPAIRHEHDHTHDHALGGRTMLENLEGLCQRHHSMKQFTGWRVRQVHAGVLAWTSPLGYTYIDEPPSPSVHFVPEFVSPEPDPPSAGPPPPF, via the coding sequence ATGTCTTCGAAGGTTGCGAGCGTCGTCGGTCTCTCCGACGCGGATGCAGCGGCGCTCGCATCCATCGCACACCAGGTGGATGCGGCGCAGGCAGACCTCGCCGCAGCGCAGGCACGTCTGGTGCGCGCACTCGCGCGCGCGGAGGAGCTCGCGTGCCGGATGAGCGACGGGCAGAGTCGGTCCGCGCGCGGCGCCGACATGGCCCACCGCGCGATCGCAAGCGAACTGGCCGTTCCGCTGCGGATCTCCGACCGCACGATGCAGCGTCGGATGGTCGAGGCCGCCGATCTCGTGACGAGCTATCCGGCCACCGTCGACGCATGGGAGGCGGGGCAGATCACGCAGGCACATGTCCGCGTGATCAGCGAGAGCGGCGGCGGCCTGCCCACGCACACGCGCGCAGAGTTCGAGCAGCACGCGCTCGTGCGGTGCGAGGAAGACACCGCGGGCCGGGTCCGCACGAGTGTGCAGATGATCGCCGAGCGACTGCATCCGCGCACCCTCACGGAGCGCCACCGCGATGCGGCCGAGATGCGGGCCGTCACCGTTCAGCCCCTCGACGACGGGATGTGCGAGCTGACCGCCACCATCCCCCTGCTGCTGGGCGACGCCATCCACGACCGCCTCACCCGAATGGCCACCGTCATCCACGACGCCCGCGGAGCCGCCGCGCAACGACGGCGCACGAGCGGCGACGCAACAGACGAGATCGTGGCGTCAGACGCGCGCACGATGGATCAGGTGCGTGCGGATGTCTTCACCGACCTCCTCCTGAGCGCGGCGCCGACGGCCGATCCCACCGCGGGCGACGACCAACCCGGCGCCCTCGGCGCCATCCGCGCCCACGTGCAGGTCGTCGTGCCCGCGCTCACTCTGCTGCACGCATCCGAGCATCCGGCCGACCTCGCCGGACGTGCACCGATCGACGCCGAGACCGCACGACTGCTCGCCGGCGCCGCCCCGGGCTGGGACCGCCTGCTGACCCATCCTGCGTCGGGCCAGGTACTCGCCACCGACCGCTATCAGCCCACACCCGATCTTCGACGCCGGCTGCGCGCTCGCGACGCGCACTGCCGGTTCCCCGGATGCCGCGTGCCCGCCATCCGCCACGAGCACGACCACACGCACGACCACGCCCTGGGCGGGCGCACCATGCTCGAGAACCTCGAGGGACTGTGCCAACGCCACCACTCGATGAAGCAGTTCACCGGCTGGCGCGTGAGACAGGTCCACGCGGGCGTCCTCGCGTGGACCTCACCGCTCGGCTACACCTACATCGACGAACCGCCGTCGCCGAGCGTGCACTTCGTCCCCGAGTTCGTGTCACCCGAGCCCGACCCTCCATCCGCGGGGCCACCCCCGCCGTTCTGA